The proteins below are encoded in one region of Deltaproteobacteria bacterium:
- the cysK gene encoding cysteine synthase A, translating to MNVASSIADLIGRTPLVRLNRLTEGCHAEVVAKLESFNPCSSVKDRIGLAMIEAAERDGRLSRDMRILEPTSGNTGIALAFVAAAKGYRCTLVMPETMSLERRKLLKIFGAELVLTPGAEGMPGAIRKAQEMADADRTYFMPQQFKNPANPDVHRKTTAEEIWKDTDGKVDFLISGVGTGGTITGVAEVIKPRRPSFKAIAVEPTGSPVLSGGAPGPHKIQGIGAGFVPEILRMDLVDEVIQVGHEDAGQFARRLAKEEGILAGISSGAAVWAAVQVARRPENKGKLIVTVLPSTGERYLSTWLFEDA from the coding sequence ATGAACGTGGCGAGCAGCATCGCGGACCTGATCGGGCGGACTCCTCTCGTGCGCCTCAATCGGCTCACCGAAGGATGTCATGCGGAGGTGGTGGCGAAGCTCGAGTCCTTCAACCCGTGTTCGAGCGTCAAGGACCGGATCGGACTCGCGATGATCGAGGCGGCGGAGCGGGATGGGCGGCTGTCCCGCGACATGCGCATCCTCGAACCGACGAGCGGCAATACCGGCATCGCGCTGGCGTTCGTGGCGGCGGCGAAGGGCTACCGCTGCACGCTGGTGATGCCCGAGACCATGAGCCTGGAGCGGCGCAAGCTGCTCAAGATCTTCGGCGCCGAGCTGGTCCTGACGCCGGGTGCCGAGGGGATGCCCGGGGCGATCCGGAAGGCCCAGGAGATGGCGGACGCCGACCGCACCTACTTCATGCCCCAGCAGTTCAAGAACCCGGCGAACCCCGACGTGCATCGCAAGACGACGGCCGAGGAGATCTGGAAGGACACCGACGGCAAGGTGGACTTCCTCATCTCGGGGGTGGGGACGGGTGGAACCATCACGGGGGTGGCCGAGGTGATCAAGCCGCGGCGCCCGTCCTTCAAGGCCATCGCCGTCGAGCCGACGGGCTCGCCGGTCCTGTCGGGCGGGGCGCCCGGGCCGCACAAGATCCAGGGGATCGGGGCCGGCTTCGTGCCAGAGATCCTGCGCATGGACCTCGTGGACGAGGTGATTCAGGTCGGCCACGAGGACGCGGGCCAGTTCGCGCGGCGCCTGGCCAAGGAGGAGGGCATTCTCGCGGGCATCTCCTCGGGGGCCGCCGTGTGGGCGGCGGTGCAGGTGGCGCGGCGACCGGAGAACAAGGGCAAGCTGATCGTCACCGTGCTGCCGTCCACGGGTGAGCGCTACCTCAGCACCTGGCTCTTCGAGGACGCCTGA
- a CDS encoding HEAT repeat domain-containing protein: MIGPEDLGPRDWAALRAEIARARRTQPEAFAQVAAVRKNVARLDQRKRGAVAPISPLLKAIGPTALWPMLEMLAVQAAPRGELNASAWLALRLGLVEAVGTIRDARARPVLAALWLAPETLLVRAVAEALGRLGDDASVALLLDRAGREQGARRMAVYSGMGSCRRLRSTQALAKVLAAEEDPERAKVLVKALAEAGNSGAWRTSGAWAKGEEQAVRETSARALVAAFVKHGGDVRQAASNGLLVVDAPATPGLIAQARARASGLVVEALDALRDRFARNPVRLAR, encoded by the coding sequence ATGATTGGCCCGGAGGACCTCGGGCCGCGCGACTGGGCGGCGCTCCGCGCGGAGATCGCCCGGGCACGGCGGACGCAGCCGGAGGCGTTCGCCCAGGTGGCTGCCGTGCGGAAGAACGTGGCCCGCCTCGACCAGCGGAAGCGGGGCGCGGTGGCTCCCATCTCTCCTCTGCTCAAGGCCATCGGCCCGACGGCGCTCTGGCCGATGCTGGAGATGCTCGCGGTCCAGGCGGCTCCCCGCGGGGAGCTGAACGCCTCGGCGTGGCTCGCGCTGCGACTCGGGCTCGTCGAGGCCGTGGGCACGATCCGGGACGCGCGTGCGCGGCCCGTGCTCGCCGCGCTCTGGCTCGCGCCGGAGACGCTGCTCGTGCGCGCGGTGGCGGAGGCCCTTGGACGCCTCGGGGACGATGCCTCCGTGGCGCTGTTGCTCGATCGGGCTGGGCGCGAGCAGGGGGCCCGACGGATGGCGGTCTACTCGGGAATGGGGAGCTGTCGGCGTCTGCGCTCGACGCAGGCGCTCGCGAAGGTTCTCGCTGCGGAAGAGGATCCCGAGCGGGCGAAGGTCCTGGTCAAGGCCCTGGCGGAGGCCGGCAACTCCGGCGCGTGGCGAACCTCGGGGGCGTGGGCGAAGGGCGAGGAGCAGGCCGTGCGTGAGACGTCGGCCCGCGCGCTGGTCGCGGCCTTCGTGAAGCACGGCGGCGACGTCCGCCAGGCGGCCTCGAATGGGCTGCTGGTGGTGGATGCTCCCGCGACCCCCGGGCTGATCGCTCAGGCCAGGGCGCGGGCCTCGGGCCTCGTCGTCGAGGCGCTCGACGCGCTCCGAGACCGCTTCGCGAGGAACCCCGTGCGGCTCGCGCGGTAG
- a CDS encoding protein-arginine deiminase, translating to MSRRAVGAWWLPLATALVFGGCGNPQSTNQPGADAGQVVHDAAPVRPDAKIPPDPNQPVVDIRADVNRDGVVKLDDPADDKDEETWDGKHGAIFLANLDDDTSRCTYSRSTPDDELAACHDAADEEVNGPDDLADLATIKVAPWPKAPAQATGKLVISDAASSRVRLFRATGGGSYALFNPAQEKLSQADLRQGLELRIEAKDIVRDASVWDGFVDVTLEVESPAAGAGKAPLKGSDTVRLRVAPVITFHHLTEPVTTYVTSVPGDPESAAFTKDLAGLLAGVGLGPAHVEIRVSDLWTQDFFETGYMSMPKAGGEQHVVRVALRSANVEMTMTGKRYLRSAGRVVFEMRTKDVAAIQQVDESTPEDMQSLNSTGNLEVVPPYAMDGASYPMGRRIQGSIPTFHIDRSFDTMLTSQKVQPAIYLDTSWLLVGHVDETLSYVKKAGSPRGWVLIVNDPAMAVKMLQDLKTKGQGGAKLFTGRYWIDERTYQQVPAEVSVDQVLNDTEVMSETTKAIAEVDAQLAILKKETGLTEDEIVRLPFLHYPVAALSVAYQPGTVNLFYVKDGTVIAPETHGPVVDGTDVFKDQMEKALAAHGVAVKWLENWDLYHRNMGEVHCATNTARAIPSAKWWESGR from the coding sequence ATGTCGAGAAGAGCAGTCGGTGCCTGGTGGCTTCCCCTCGCCACGGCGCTGGTCTTCGGGGGGTGCGGGAACCCACAGAGTACGAATCAACCGGGGGCGGACGCGGGTCAGGTGGTCCACGACGCGGCGCCGGTTCGCCCCGACGCCAAGATTCCCCCCGACCCGAACCAGCCGGTGGTCGACATCCGCGCCGACGTGAACCGCGACGGGGTGGTGAAGCTCGACGATCCCGCCGACGACAAGGACGAGGAGACGTGGGACGGCAAGCACGGCGCCATCTTCCTGGCGAACCTCGACGACGACACGTCGCGCTGCACCTACTCGAGGTCGACCCCCGACGACGAGCTGGCGGCGTGCCACGACGCCGCCGACGAGGAGGTGAACGGGCCGGACGACCTGGCGGACCTGGCCACGATCAAGGTCGCCCCCTGGCCGAAGGCCCCCGCGCAGGCGACGGGCAAGCTCGTGATCTCCGATGCCGCCTCCTCGAGGGTGCGGCTCTTTCGCGCCACGGGCGGAGGGAGCTACGCGCTGTTCAACCCCGCGCAGGAGAAGCTGTCGCAGGCCGACCTGCGGCAGGGCCTGGAGCTCCGGATCGAGGCCAAGGACATCGTGCGCGACGCGAGCGTCTGGGACGGGTTTGTGGACGTCACGCTGGAAGTGGAGTCGCCCGCCGCGGGCGCCGGGAAGGCGCCGCTGAAGGGCTCTGACACCGTGCGCCTCCGCGTCGCGCCGGTGATCACCTTCCATCACCTCACTGAGCCGGTGACGACCTACGTCACCTCTGTTCCGGGGGACCCGGAGTCGGCCGCCTTCACCAAGGATCTGGCCGGCCTCCTCGCGGGCGTGGGCCTCGGGCCTGCGCACGTCGAGATCAGAGTCAGCGACCTCTGGACGCAGGACTTCTTCGAGACCGGCTACATGTCGATGCCCAAGGCGGGCGGGGAACAGCACGTGGTGCGCGTGGCGCTCCGGTCGGCCAATGTCGAGATGACCATGACGGGCAAGCGCTACCTACGCTCGGCGGGGCGGGTGGTCTTTGAGATGCGCACCAAGGACGTGGCGGCGATCCAGCAGGTGGACGAGAGCACCCCGGAGGACATGCAGTCGCTCAACTCCACAGGCAATCTGGAGGTGGTGCCCCCGTACGCGATGGACGGCGCGTCGTACCCGATGGGACGCCGCATCCAGGGGAGCATCCCGACCTTCCACATCGATCGGTCGTTCGACACGATGCTGACCTCGCAGAAGGTGCAGCCGGCGATCTATCTCGACACGTCGTGGCTGCTCGTCGGGCACGTGGACGAGACGCTGTCCTACGTGAAGAAGGCGGGCTCGCCTCGCGGGTGGGTGCTGATCGTGAACGACCCAGCGATGGCGGTGAAGATGCTGCAGGATCTCAAAACGAAAGGGCAGGGCGGGGCGAAGCTCTTCACGGGGCGCTACTGGATCGACGAGCGGACCTACCAGCAGGTCCCGGCCGAGGTGTCGGTGGACCAGGTCCTGAACGACACCGAGGTGATGTCCGAGACCACGAAGGCCATCGCCGAGGTAGATGCGCAGCTGGCGATCCTCAAGAAGGAGACCGGACTCACCGAGGACGAGATCGTGCGGCTGCCGTTCTTGCACTACCCCGTGGCGGCCCTGTCGGTCGCCTACCAGCCGGGCACCGTGAACCTCTTCTACGTGAAGGACGGCACGGTGATCGCTCCGGAGACGCACGGTCCGGTCGTGGACGGCACCGACGTTTTCAAGGACCAGATGGAGAAGGCTCTCGCGGCCCACGGCGTCGCGGTCAAGTGGCTCGAGAATTGGGACCTCTACCACCGGAACATGGGCGAGGTTCACTGCGCGACGAACACGGCGCGGGCCATTCCGAGCGCCAAGTGGTGGGAGAGCGGCCGATGA